Proteins encoded by one window of Kribbella flavida DSM 17836:
- a CDS encoding TetR/AcrR family transcriptional regulator — MSRVVPTYHQRVAQEKRALIVTAATALFLELGYDRTSLARIAERSGVSRATLFKQFPSKAVLFDAIVTESWSTADEEDPPPAGNVVDGLSAIGRRYAELLSRPQMTDLFRIVIAELSRFPELAHAQFSHGKMPYFESVRSYLLAEHEAGTVRVEDVDLAATQFLGMISNYVFWPTLLVPGWEVSAERVAQVVDEAVRTIAARYAATGPEASTDD, encoded by the coding sequence ATGAGCAGGGTCGTACCGACGTACCACCAGCGCGTCGCCCAGGAAAAGCGCGCGCTGATCGTGACGGCCGCGACCGCACTGTTCCTCGAGTTGGGCTACGACCGGACGTCGCTGGCGCGGATCGCAGAGCGCTCGGGTGTCTCGCGGGCCACTTTGTTCAAGCAATTTCCGAGCAAAGCCGTTCTGTTCGACGCCATCGTCACCGAGTCCTGGTCAACCGCTGACGAGGAGGACCCTCCGCCGGCAGGCAATGTCGTTGACGGGCTCAGCGCCATCGGTCGCCGTTACGCCGAGCTGTTGAGCCGGCCCCAGATGACCGACCTGTTCCGGATTGTCATCGCCGAACTGTCGCGGTTCCCCGAGCTGGCCCATGCGCAGTTCTCGCACGGGAAGATGCCCTACTTCGAGTCCGTACGCAGCTACCTCCTGGCTGAGCACGAGGCGGGAACGGTGCGGGTCGAGGACGTGGACCTCGCAGCCACCCAGTTCCTGGGCATGATCTCCAACTACGTCTTCTGGCCAACACTCCTAGTGCCGGGCTGGGAGGTGAGCGCCGAACGCGTCGCTCAGGTAGTCGACGAGGCCGTCCGCACCATCGCCGCCCGGTACGCCGCGACGGGACCAGAGGCGTCCACCGACGACTGA
- a CDS encoding SDR family oxidoreductase has protein sequence MNRFDNQTVLVTGGTGGQGSSHVRAFHAEGANLVIGDIDTERGAALADELGTRAHFTRLDVTDESSWSAAVLAAESAFGALNVLVNNAGVQNPPAPIENTDQATWSRILDINLTGTFLGIKVAAPALRRATGGAIVNIASTMGLGGTAHYAPYVASKWAVRGLTRTAALELGRDHIRVNAIHPGVIATPFIHEPAAGAVAAISDFYSPEPFAIPRLGEPTDGTRLLLFLTSSDASFITGSEYVIDGGLLLGPALQAETA, from the coding sequence ATGAACCGCTTCGACAACCAGACCGTGCTCGTGACCGGTGGGACCGGTGGCCAGGGATCGAGCCACGTACGCGCCTTTCACGCGGAGGGAGCGAACCTGGTGATCGGCGACATCGACACCGAACGCGGCGCCGCTCTCGCCGACGAGCTCGGGACCCGCGCTCACTTCACCCGCCTCGACGTCACCGACGAGAGTTCGTGGTCCGCCGCTGTGCTAGCCGCCGAGAGCGCCTTCGGCGCCCTGAACGTGCTCGTCAACAACGCGGGCGTCCAGAACCCGCCGGCGCCGATCGAGAACACGGACCAGGCCACGTGGTCGCGCATCCTCGACATCAACCTCACAGGGACCTTCCTCGGCATCAAGGTCGCCGCTCCCGCTCTGCGCCGCGCAACAGGGGGAGCCATCGTCAACATCGCCTCGACGATGGGCCTGGGCGGCACGGCACACTACGCGCCGTACGTCGCCAGCAAGTGGGCCGTGCGAGGCCTCACCCGAACGGCAGCGCTCGAGCTGGGCCGGGACCACATCCGCGTGAACGCCATCCACCCCGGCGTGATCGCGACCCCGTTCATCCACGAACCAGCAGCCGGCGCCGTCGCGGCAATCTCCGACTTCTACTCACCCGAGCCGTTCGCCATCCCCCGGCTTGGAGAGCCGACCGACGGCACCCGGCTTCTCCTGTTCCTCACGTCATCAGACGCGTCGTTCATCACGGGGTCGGAGTACGTCATCGACGGTGGACTCCTCCTCGGGCCCGCCCTTCAGGCCGAGACCGCATGA
- a CDS encoding nitroreductase/quinone reductase family protein: protein MSSPDTTGWNDSARDASLSHLPDHIRRAIEITPAAGTSERIIDITTLGRRTGRPRRIEIFFYRVAGTTYLCSGAGGAATDWHANLLNNPNFTFHLKNGIRADLPARATPVTDPAERQAVLAEIVADLNQPHDPGTIRPTRLEDWADSRLMRISFCHQP, encoded by the coding sequence ATGAGCAGTCCAGACACGACCGGATGGAACGACTCCGCACGTGACGCGTCTTTGTCGCACCTGCCCGATCACATCCGGCGAGCCATCGAGATCACACCCGCCGCAGGCACCAGCGAACGGATCATCGACATCACGACGCTGGGGCGCCGCACCGGCCGGCCACGCCGCATCGAGATCTTCTTCTACCGAGTGGCGGGCACCACCTACCTGTGTAGCGGCGCCGGCGGTGCCGCGACCGACTGGCATGCAAACCTTCTCAACAATCCCAACTTCACCTTCCACCTCAAGAACGGGATCCGCGCAGATCTGCCTGCACGGGCCACGCCTGTCACCGACCCAGCTGAACGTCAGGCCGTGCTGGCGGAGATCGTCGCGGATCTCAATCAGCCCCACGACCCCGGCACCATCCGGCCGACCCGGCTCGAAGACTGGGCTGACAGTCGGCTGATGCGCATCAGCTTCTGCCATCAGCCGTGA
- a CDS encoding GAF and ANTAR domain-containing protein: MEHSSAEAFGRLAAELQDADGVEQTVEAVVQYALQAVWCEYASVVLITKRRRPQIMALTDPKLAELYRSQIDAGTGPMITALEQRSALLIPDVLAEARWSAQWSEQMVAAGIRSAMHLPMLVAGRPEAVLSLYSDKPDGFTDDDLAVAHILAQHGSAAVAAARNQVSLTEAVDARKLVGQALGILMERYRLDEVRAFEVLRRYSQDNNRKLRDVAQELLDTRELPTSSQRRM; the protein is encoded by the coding sequence ATGGAACACTCGTCGGCCGAGGCATTCGGCCGGCTGGCAGCCGAGTTGCAGGACGCCGACGGGGTCGAGCAGACCGTCGAAGCGGTGGTGCAGTACGCCCTACAAGCGGTGTGGTGCGAGTACGCCTCAGTGGTGTTGATCACGAAGAGACGGCGCCCCCAGATCATGGCGCTGACGGATCCGAAACTGGCCGAGCTGTACCGCAGCCAGATCGATGCCGGTACCGGCCCGATGATTACCGCGCTCGAGCAGCGGTCCGCGCTGCTGATCCCTGACGTCCTTGCCGAGGCCCGGTGGTCGGCTCAGTGGAGCGAGCAGATGGTCGCGGCCGGGATCCGTTCTGCGATGCACCTGCCGATGCTCGTGGCAGGACGGCCTGAGGCCGTGCTGTCGCTGTACAGCGACAAGCCCGACGGGTTCACCGACGACGATCTGGCTGTGGCGCACATTCTCGCCCAGCACGGTTCGGCTGCGGTCGCCGCAGCACGTAACCAGGTCTCTTTGACAGAAGCGGTCGACGCGCGCAAGCTGGTCGGGCAGGCCCTGGGCATCTTGATGGAGCGCTACCGCCTCGACGAGGTCCGAGCCTTCGAGGTGCTTCGGCGCTACTCCCAGGACAACAACCGTAAGCTACGCGACGTGGCTCAAGAACTGCTCGACACCCGCGAGCTTCCCACCAGCTCCCAGCGCCGGATGTAA